A DNA window from Chitinivibrionales bacterium contains the following coding sequences:
- the aroD gene encoding type I 3-dehydroquinate dehydratase, protein MMEKTVLDYSAAPSPERIPMTITIGNLSLGRKPAVTAIIDRLLSLAEITALPERGADMLEIRADLIDAAPKRLYDYIREIRENVDLPLIGTLRETTQNKDRRLAMFEKIVPLVDCVDIEIDASINRDIVAMAGEKPVIISEHDFEKTPSNDRLKALVEKGMELGGTIVKIAVMPRSREDVSRLLTFTGECSAPIVTIAMGEIGVISRVAAPLFGSLFTYAFISDSVAPGQLSIDMMAEEIGRYYPG, encoded by the coding sequence GTGATGGAAAAAACAGTCCTCGACTACTCCGCTGCTCCATCTCCGGAAAGGATACCTATGACAATCACTATCGGCAATCTTTCACTGGGTCGGAAACCGGCCGTAACGGCAATAATCGACCGTCTATTATCTTTAGCTGAGATTACGGCACTGCCTGAGCGGGGGGCGGATATGCTGGAGATCAGGGCGGACCTGATCGATGCGGCGCCCAAACGTCTGTATGACTATATCCGGGAAATCCGAGAGAATGTCGACCTTCCCCTTATCGGGACACTCAGGGAAACGACGCAGAATAAAGACCGTCGTCTTGCCATGTTCGAGAAAATTGTTCCCCTGGTGGATTGTGTTGATATCGAAATCGATGCTTCCATAAACCGCGACATTGTTGCTATGGCCGGTGAAAAGCCGGTGATAATATCCGAACATGATTTCGAAAAAACCCCTTCGAATGACCGGCTGAAAGCATTGGTCGAAAAGGGAATGGAACTGGGCGGTACTATTGTAAAGATTGCGGTCATGCCACGGAGCAGAGAGGATGTCAGCCGTTTATTAACGTTCACCGGAGAATGTTCTGCCCCAATCGTTACAATCGCCATGGGCGAAATCGGCGTAATTTCCCGTGTTGCCGCTCCGCTGTTCGGCTCGCTCTTTACCTATGCTTTTATCTCAGATTCCGTTGCGCCCGGCCAATTGTCGATTGATATGATGGCAGAGGAGATTGGGAGATATTATCCCGGATAG